In a genomic window of Sphingomonas koreensis:
- a CDS encoding dicarboxylate/amino acid:cation symporter produces MAIALDYASEPQRRRGAWYGQLYVQVLVAIAAGVSVGYFWPDAGASLKPLGDAFIKLVKMIIAPVIFLTLVTGIAGMTELKSVGRVAGKAFAYFLFFSTLALVVGLIVANTVQPGAGMNVDPASLDTGAVKDYVAKAHDSSIVGFLMAIIPTTLVSALTGESLLQVLLVSILFGIALSMVGEPAAPVRDLLEKTGLVVFKLVGILMRAAPVGAFGAMAFTIGKYGIESLANLAGLVATFYLTSAIFVVVVLGVVAKLAGFSIFKLIRYLRAELLLVLGTSSSESALPSLMDKMERAGCAKPVVGLVVPTGYSFNLDGTNIYMTLAALFIAQACNVDLSLGDQIALLAIAMISSKGAAGVTGAGFITLAATLSIVPDVPVAGMALILGIDRFMSECRSLTNFIGNAVATIVVARWDNALDTAALHHALNAPTAPGPARPATESDMD; encoded by the coding sequence ATGGCGATTGCACTGGATTATGCGAGTGAGCCGCAGCGGCGTCGTGGGGCGTGGTACGGGCAGCTGTACGTGCAGGTGCTGGTGGCGATCGCTGCGGGTGTGAGCGTGGGCTATTTCTGGCCGGATGCGGGTGCGTCGCTGAAGCCTTTGGGCGACGCGTTCATCAAGCTGGTGAAGATGATCATCGCGCCGGTGATCTTCCTGACGCTGGTGACCGGGATCGCGGGGATGACCGAGCTCAAGTCGGTGGGCCGGGTCGCGGGCAAGGCATTTGCATACTTCCTGTTCTTCTCGACGCTGGCGCTGGTGGTCGGTCTGATCGTCGCCAACACGGTTCAGCCGGGCGCTGGGATGAACGTCGATCCGGCCAGCCTCGATACCGGGGCGGTCAAGGATTATGTCGCCAAGGCGCATGACAGCTCGATCGTCGGCTTCCTGATGGCGATCATCCCGACGACGCTGGTGTCGGCGCTGACCGGGGAGTCGCTGCTCCAGGTGCTGCTGGTATCGATCCTGTTCGGGATCGCGCTGTCGATGGTGGGCGAGCCGGCGGCGCCGGTGCGCGACCTGCTCGAGAAGACGGGCCTTGTCGTGTTCAAGCTGGTCGGCATCCTGATGCGCGCGGCGCCGGTGGGCGCGTTCGGGGCGATGGCCTTCACCATCGGCAAGTACGGCATCGAATCGCTCGCCAACCTGGCGGGGCTGGTGGCGACCTTCTACCTCACCTCGGCGATCTTCGTGGTGGTGGTGCTGGGCGTGGTCGCAAAGCTCGCCGGTTTCTCGATCTTCAAGCTGATCCGCTATCTGCGTGCCGAGCTGCTGCTGGTGCTGGGCACCTCCTCGTCCGAAAGCGCGCTGCCGAGCCTGATGGACAAGATGGAGCGGGCGGGTTGCGCCAAGCCGGTGGTCGGCCTGGTCGTGCCGACGGGCTATTCGTTCAACCTCGACGGCACCAACATCTACATGACGCTGGCGGCGCTGTTCATCGCGCAGGCGTGCAATGTCGATCTGAGCCTGGGCGACCAGATCGCGCTGCTGGCGATCGCGATGATCTCGTCCAAGGGCGCGGCGGGGGTGACGGGGGCAGGGTTCATCACGCTGGCCGCGACGCTGTCGATCGTGCCCGACGTGCCGGTCGCGGGCATGGCGCTGATCCTGGGCATCGACCGGTTCATGTCCGAATGCCGCAGCCTCACCAACTTCATCGGCAACGCCGTCGCCACCATCGTCGTCGCCCGTTGGGACAACGCCCTCGACACCGCCGCACTCCACCACGCCCTCAATGCACCTACTGCCCCAGGCCCCGCACGACCGGCCACCGAAAGCGACATGGACTAG
- a CDS encoding cupin-like domain-containing protein → MQELDGGDRDGIAAAMAAAERPVAIRGLASAWPAVAAAWEGDEAIASYLSARDIGRPLTVLVAPPEVGGRYFYDDAMRGFNFGTAKMPMRELLARLLAERGQDDVQGLYAGSNPTLASVGTFAAENPLDIDTQGVDPRIWVGNASRIAPHYDMAANIAVVVAGKRRFTLFPPEQLANLYVGPVERTVAGQPTSMVDPDNPDLDRFPRFAEAQRHAQVAELGLGDAIYIPPLWWHHVRAEAALNVLVNYWFAQPQDRFPFAALMLALHSIRDLPEPERRAWRAWFDHYVFGEDASDAAAHLPAHARGVLGPPSPARDAMMTSYVAGMIRGGGR, encoded by the coding sequence ATGCAGGAACTGGATGGCGGCGATCGCGATGGCATCGCCGCCGCCATGGCCGCGGCAGAGCGGCCAGTGGCGATCCGCGGCCTTGCCTCAGCCTGGCCGGCGGTGGCTGCGGCATGGGAAGGCGATGAGGCGATCGCGTCCTACCTCTCGGCGCGCGACATCGGCCGTCCGCTGACGGTTCTGGTCGCTCCGCCGGAGGTCGGGGGCCGCTATTTCTACGACGACGCGATGCGCGGCTTCAATTTCGGGACCGCGAAGATGCCGATGCGGGAATTGCTTGCGCGGCTGCTGGCGGAGCGTGGCCAGGACGATGTGCAGGGATTGTACGCCGGGTCGAACCCGACGCTGGCGAGCGTGGGGACCTTTGCCGCAGAGAACCCGCTCGACATCGATACCCAGGGCGTCGATCCGCGCATCTGGGTCGGTAACGCCAGCCGGATTGCGCCGCATTACGACATGGCGGCGAACATCGCGGTCGTGGTCGCTGGCAAGCGCCGCTTCACCTTGTTCCCGCCCGAACAGCTCGCCAATCTCTATGTCGGTCCGGTCGAGCGGACCGTTGCCGGACAGCCGACCAGCATGGTCGATCCCGACAACCCCGATCTGGATCGCTTCCCGCGCTTCGCCGAGGCGCAGCGCCATGCGCAGGTCGCTGAGCTCGGTCTTGGCGACGCGATCTACATCCCGCCTCTATGGTGGCATCATGTGCGGGCCGAAGCTGCGCTCAACGTGCTTGTGAACTATTGGTTCGCTCAGCCTCAGGATCGCTTCCCCTTCGCCGCGCTGATGCTCGCGCTCCACTCGATCCGCGATCTGCCGGAGCCTGAGCGGCGGGCGTGGCGGGCGTGGTTCGATCATTATGTGTTCGGCGAAGATGCGTCCGATGCGGCGGCGCATCTGCCTGCGCATGCTCGCGGCGTGCTCGGCCCGCCATCCCCTGCGCGTGATGCGATGATGACCAGCTATGTCGCGGGGATGATCCGCGGCGGCGGGCGCTGA
- a CDS encoding family 20 glycosylhydrolase: MRKAGWALLSAMMIAAPAVARVEAPAQAALDTLAESLGYRFEVVDNQPTCPEKSPACFLSTITLTVPQALPAGVPGKGLSLYFSFPTQLPMIESDIFELEFINGDLQRLKLKPGAVLKPGSTHVVKLWGTGKFFSKAFPMPNAYLTADGLKARTIAASRAKIDPETGLEVLPFVAPMTNEAKLATKGGADRTRWLTAERAFDLQAGRTAPAATGVVMLPKPVLAVQGAGTVDLRGGVAVTLAGLGQDSVAPALAALARIGVKEGGKLPLSVRVDPSAKLAAEGYVLDVKPAGITVTAADAVGASHALRSLAQQAAFEKGMMKPLRVEDAPRYGFRGLHLDVGRNFHDRAEILKLVDAMAAFKLNKLHLHLAEDEGWRIEIPALPELAQIGGKRCHDPEENVCLLPQLGAGPDGTSDVNGYLTTADYVTIVKEAAARGIEVIPSIDTPGHSRAAVTAMEARYRRLAAAGKQAEASEYRLIDPADTTKYSSVQHYTDNTLNVCLPSTYRFMDTVVDALAEMHRQAGAPLKTFHLGADETAGAWVKSPACATMIAENGGDATKLTSRFIEKVTANVAAKGIRTGGWSDGMGHTDPARMPKNVQTNIWGVLHSGAIREAHDQLNRGWNVVLSIPDLGYFDMPYAPHPDEGGYDWASRGVDPYQVFGFMTDNLPANAALVRNIQAQEKSIEDKPVREPGRGIVGIQAQLWSETIRTDANVEYMLFPRLLALAERAWTPATWAPAYQPGVSYQWQDPRVDQAKLGAEWRNFAGRVAAQFPLLERAGIAYRVSPPGARIVGGKLEANNVFPGTAIEYRANGGGWTRYSGPVAVAGAVEVRSRSADGKRASRTVRVEPAR; the protein is encoded by the coding sequence ATGCGTAAAGCGGGCTGGGCGTTGTTGTCGGCTATGATGATTGCGGCGCCTGCCGTGGCGCGCGTGGAGGCGCCGGCGCAGGCCGCGCTCGATACGCTTGCGGAGTCACTCGGCTACCGGTTCGAGGTGGTCGACAATCAGCCCACCTGCCCTGAGAAGTCGCCGGCCTGCTTCCTGTCGACCATCACGCTGACCGTCCCGCAGGCGCTGCCCGCCGGGGTGCCGGGGAAGGGCCTGTCGCTCTATTTCAGCTTCCCCACCCAGCTGCCGATGATCGAAAGCGACATCTTCGAGCTGGAGTTCATCAATGGCGACCTTCAGCGGCTGAAGCTCAAGCCAGGTGCGGTGCTTAAGCCCGGCTCGACGCATGTCGTGAAGCTCTGGGGCACGGGCAAGTTCTTCTCCAAGGCATTCCCGATGCCTAACGCCTATCTCACGGCAGACGGGCTCAAGGCGCGGACGATCGCGGCGTCGCGCGCCAAGATCGATCCCGAAACGGGGCTCGAAGTGCTGCCCTTCGTCGCGCCGATGACCAATGAAGCGAAGCTCGCCACCAAGGGCGGCGCTGACCGCACCCGCTGGCTCACCGCCGAGCGCGCCTTCGATCTTCAGGCCGGACGGACCGCCCCCGCGGCGACGGGCGTGGTGATGCTGCCCAAGCCGGTGCTGGCGGTTCAAGGGGCCGGCACCGTCGATCTGCGCGGGGGCGTCGCGGTGACGCTTGCGGGTCTCGGCCAGGACTCGGTGGCGCCGGCATTGGCGGCGCTCGCCCGGATCGGGGTGAAGGAGGGCGGCAAGCTGCCGCTGTCGGTCCGCGTCGATCCGTCGGCGAAGCTGGCTGCGGAGGGCTATGTGCTCGACGTCAAGCCGGCAGGCATCACCGTCACCGCCGCCGATGCGGTCGGCGCCAGCCATGCGCTGCGCTCGCTCGCGCAGCAGGCGGCGTTCGAGAAGGGCATGATGAAGCCGCTACGGGTCGAGGATGCGCCGCGCTACGGGTTCCGCGGACTGCATCTCGATGTCGGCCGCAACTTCCACGACCGCGCCGAGATCCTGAAGCTGGTCGATGCCATGGCGGCGTTCAAGCTCAACAAGCTGCACCTCCATCTCGCCGAGGACGAGGGCTGGCGCATCGAGATTCCGGCGCTGCCCGAACTGGCGCAGATCGGCGGCAAGCGCTGCCATGATCCCGAGGAGAATGTCTGCCTGCTGCCCCAGCTCGGCGCCGGGCCGGACGGGACCAGCGACGTCAACGGCTATCTGACCACCGCCGACTATGTGACGATCGTCAAGGAAGCGGCGGCGCGCGGGATCGAGGTGATTCCGTCGATCGACACGCCAGGCCACTCGCGCGCGGCGGTGACCGCGATGGAAGCACGCTATCGCCGTCTTGCCGCTGCGGGCAAGCAGGCCGAAGCTTCGGAATATCGCCTGATCGATCCGGCGGACACGACCAAGTACAGCAGCGTTCAGCACTATACCGACAACACGCTGAACGTCTGTCTGCCGTCCACCTATCGCTTCATGGACACGGTGGTGGATGCGCTGGCGGAGATGCACCGCCAGGCGGGCGCACCGCTCAAGACCTTCCATCTCGGCGCCGACGAGACCGCGGGCGCCTGGGTCAAGTCGCCTGCGTGCGCGACGATGATCGCGGAGAATGGCGGGGACGCGACCAAGCTCACCTCGCGCTTCATCGAGAAGGTGACCGCCAATGTCGCGGCCAAGGGTATCCGCACCGGCGGGTGGAGCGACGGCATGGGCCATACCGATCCGGCCCGGATGCCGAAGAACGTCCAGACCAACATCTGGGGCGTGCTGCACAGCGGCGCGATCCGCGAGGCGCACGACCAGCTCAACCGGGGCTGGAACGTGGTGCTGTCGATCCCCGATCTCGGCTATTTCGACATGCCCTATGCGCCGCATCCGGACGAGGGCGGCTATGACTGGGCGTCGCGCGGGGTCGATCCCTATCAGGTGTTCGGCTTCATGACCGACAACCTCCCCGCCAATGCGGCGCTGGTGCGCAACATCCAGGCGCAGGAGAAGTCGATCGAGGACAAGCCGGTGCGCGAGCCGGGCCGCGGTATCGTCGGCATCCAGGCGCAGCTGTGGAGCGAGACGATCCGCACCGACGCCAATGTCGAATACATGCTGTTCCCGCGCCTGCTCGCGCTGGCCGAGCGCGCCTGGACGCCGGCGACCTGGGCCCCGGCCTATCAGCCAGGGGTGAGCTATCAGTGGCAGGATCCGCGGGTCGATCAGGCGAAGCTTGGCGCCGAATGGCGGAACTTCGCCGGCCGCGTCGCGGCGCAGTTCCCGCTGCTCGAGCGCGCCGGCATCGCCTATCGCGTCTCGCCTCCGGGCGCACGGATCGTCGGAGGCAAGCTGGAGGCGAACAACGTCTTCCCGGGCACCGCGATCGAATATCGCGCGAACGGCGGCGGCTGGACGCGCTATAGCGGACCGGTGGCTGTAGCGGGCGCGGTCGAGGTGCGCAGCCGCTCTGCCGACGGGAAGCGCGCGAGCCGGACGGTGCGGGTCGAACCGGCGCGCTGA
- a CDS encoding glycosyl hydrolase family 18 protein: MRHITLAQWLCGLAIGFILVLSPRPAAASAKPVTVGYVAIFKGLDLSIDRTHLPSFTHFNLSFANPDADGVFVRDGAMTCMIGAFGSRVTADSLKAGVARLKTSGAKVLISVAGGIIPDCSGDWKALLAPDRREATAAALVALADQLGLDGVDIDLEGELLTAIDRAGNYVPFIETLSKALKARGKLLTCATGSYEGGMIPVGSIRYFDLVNVMSYDAIGPFWGPAGAEHSPLAMAERDLDLWLARGVAPERLVLGVPFYGYGFGGEKANWSYRDLVAAQPDAAKADVVGKACAGCRYVTHNGPATIEAKAKLARARAGGVMVWEVSQDSPDHALTRAIHRGLSAPIVRAND, encoded by the coding sequence ATGAGACATATCACGCTGGCACAATGGCTGTGCGGCTTGGCAATTGGTTTCATATTAGTCCTATCGCCGCGCCCGGCCGCCGCATCGGCGAAGCCGGTCACGGTCGGCTACGTGGCCATCTTCAAAGGGCTGGACCTCTCGATCGACCGGACGCACCTGCCGAGCTTCACCCATTTCAACCTGTCTTTCGCCAATCCCGATGCGGACGGCGTCTTCGTTCGCGACGGCGCCATGACCTGCATGATCGGCGCATTCGGATCGCGTGTGACGGCCGATTCGTTGAAAGCCGGCGTGGCCCGGCTCAAGACAAGCGGCGCGAAGGTGCTGATCTCGGTCGCCGGCGGCATCATCCCGGATTGTTCGGGCGACTGGAAGGCGCTGCTCGCCCCCGACAGGCGCGAGGCGACCGCGGCGGCATTGGTCGCGCTGGCCGACCAACTCGGCCTGGACGGGGTCGATATCGATCTCGAAGGGGAACTGCTCACCGCCATCGACCGCGCGGGCAACTACGTCCCCTTCATCGAAACGCTGTCCAAGGCGCTCAAGGCGCGCGGCAAGCTGCTCACCTGCGCCACCGGATCCTATGAGGGCGGGATGATCCCGGTCGGATCGATCCGCTATTTCGATCTGGTCAACGTCATGTCCTATGACGCGATCGGGCCGTTCTGGGGGCCGGCAGGCGCAGAGCATTCGCCGCTGGCGATGGCAGAGCGCGACCTGGACCTCTGGCTCGCCCGCGGCGTCGCTCCGGAGCGGCTGGTGCTGGGGGTTCCTTTCTATGGCTATGGCTTTGGCGGGGAAAAGGCCAATTGGTCCTATCGTGACCTCGTCGCAGCCCAGCCCGATGCCGCTAAGGCCGATGTCGTCGGCAAGGCGTGCGCGGGCTGCCGTTATGTCACCCACAACGGCCCGGCGACGATCGAGGCCAAGGCAAAACTCGCCCGGGCCAGGGCCGGTGGGGTCATGGTTTGGGAAGTTTCACAGGATTCGCCGGACCATGCGCTGACTCGCGCCATCCATCGCGGGCTTTCGGCGCCCATTGTGCGCGCTAACGATTGA
- a CDS encoding GntR family transcriptional regulator, which yields MEHQALSLIERVGPLQKEDPTPLYLQLQKILRDAIEGQVVKAEEAIPTERDLAEEFDVSRITVRKAIDGLVADGIVARRRGAGTFVTRPRVEKSFSKLTSFSEDMVSRGRRPHSKWVSKTAGAVTPEEALSLGLSPGSLVYRFHRIRYADDTSMALEYATIPAYCLPSVETVGASLYEALEAAGHLPVRALQRLRAVAFTEEQAEVLGVEPGAPGLFIERRGFLSDGRTAEFTQSYYRGDAYDVVAELNG from the coding sequence GTGGAGCATCAAGCCTTGTCGCTGATCGAACGTGTTGGTCCCCTCCAGAAGGAAGACCCGACCCCACTCTACCTCCAGCTGCAGAAGATCCTGCGCGACGCGATCGAGGGACAGGTGGTCAAGGCCGAAGAGGCAATCCCGACCGAACGCGACCTCGCCGAAGAGTTCGACGTCTCGCGCATCACCGTGCGCAAGGCGATCGACGGGCTGGTCGCGGACGGCATCGTCGCGCGGCGGCGCGGCGCGGGCACCTTCGTCACCCGGCCGCGCGTCGAGAAGAGCTTCTCCAAGCTCACCTCCTTCTCGGAGGACATGGTTTCGCGCGGACGGCGGCCGCACAGCAAATGGGTGAGCAAGACGGCAGGCGCGGTGACGCCTGAGGAGGCGCTGTCGCTGGGGCTCTCGCCCGGCTCGCTGGTCTATCGCTTCCACCGCATCCGCTATGCCGACGATACGTCGATGGCGCTCGAATATGCGACGATCCCGGCCTATTGCCTCCCCTCGGTCGAAACGGTCGGAGCGTCGCTCTACGAAGCGCTCGAGGCGGCGGGGCACCTCCCCGTGCGCGCACTCCAGCGGCTGCGCGCCGTGGCCTTTACCGAGGAACAGGCAGAGGTTCTGGGCGTCGAGCCCGGCGCGCCCGGGCTGTTCATCGAGCGCCGCGGCTTCCTGTCCGACGGACGCACCGCCGAATTCACCCAGAGCTACTATCGCGGCGATGCCTATGACGTGGTCGCCGAACTGAACGGCTGA